The Phormidium ambiguum IAM M-71 genome window below encodes:
- the ilvN gene encoding acetolactate synthase small subunit encodes MKHTLSVLVEDEAGVLSRIAGLFARRGFNIESLAVGPAEQMGISRITMVVPGDDRVIEQLTKQLYKLINVLKVQDVTEIPSVERELMLMKVNATASTRSEVIELAQIFRARVVDVSEDSLTLEVVGDPGKMVAIVQVLQKFGIREIARTGKISLTRESGVNTEFLKSLEAKLA; translated from the coding sequence ATGAAACACACACTTTCTGTTTTAGTTGAAGATGAAGCCGGGGTATTATCTCGGATTGCAGGTTTATTCGCCCGTCGGGGTTTTAATATTGAAAGTCTGGCTGTGGGGCCTGCGGAACAAATGGGGATTTCCCGGATTACGATGGTAGTACCTGGAGACGATCGCGTAATTGAACAGTTAACTAAGCAACTCTATAAGTTAATTAATGTCCTCAAAGTTCAAGATGTGACTGAGATTCCTTCTGTGGAACGGGAATTAATGTTGATGAAGGTCAATGCTACTGCTAGCACTCGTTCGGAAGTGATTGAGTTGGCGCAAATTTTCCGGGCGCGAGTTGTGGATGTATCGGAAGATTCCTTAACTCTAGAAGTGGTGGGCGACCCTGGTAAAATGGTGGCGATCGTCCAAGTATTACAAAAATTTGGGATTCGGGAAATTGCCCGCACTGGCAAAATTTCTCTGACTCGTGAATCTGGCGTTAACACCGAATTCCTCAAGTCTTTGGAAGCAAAACTAGCCTAA
- a CDS encoding BON domain-containing protein codes for MGWLQRIFGFGKPADAQTNPEPTGTDDQGNAIPPERVGLNGEYDQSGLAKRVALAFDEDPSLDDINSLWVAQTGGTVVLKGSVPSQDVLDQMVSIAGGVSGATSVDTDQVQVG; via the coding sequence ATGGGTTGGTTACAGCGAATATTTGGATTCGGGAAACCTGCTGATGCTCAGACAAATCCAGAACCGACTGGAACTGACGATCAGGGAAACGCCATTCCCCCAGAGCGAGTAGGATTGAATGGTGAGTACGACCAAAGCGGTTTAGCTAAAAGAGTCGCCCTGGCTTTTGATGAAGATCCTAGCTTAGATGATATCAACTCTCTTTGGGTAGCTCAAACTGGTGGAACTGTAGTTTTGAAAGGAAGTGTTCCTAGTCAAGATGTTCTTGATCAAATGGTATCAATTGCTGGTGGTGTTAGTGGTGCCACCTCTGTAGACACCGATCAAGTTCAGGTTGGTTAA
- a CDS encoding alpha/beta fold hydrolase, whose amino-acid sequence MTSFVHWQQRIGSQRDWVWRGWQTRYTYIRSPQPVVNATPLILLHGFGTSIGHWRQNLNVFSQVHPVYALDMLGFGASEKASARYNVKLWVEQVYDFWRTFIRQPVVLVGNSIGSLVALTAAATYPEMVAGVVMMSLPDPSLEEEMIPPQLRSLVASIKSLILSPILLSTLFYWVRHPRRVKSWAGLAYSNPEAVTDELIDILTGPAQDRGSVQAFCAILKAMTSSGFNRSVKSLLPNLNIPLLLLWGAQDKMVPKHLAQHFTQYNSNLQVIEIENAGHCPHDECPEQVNQIILDWIDSWQTATNQFPTTPQQLVVKRS is encoded by the coding sequence GTGACAAGTTTTGTGCATTGGCAGCAAAGAATAGGCTCTCAAAGGGATTGGGTGTGGCGAGGTTGGCAAACTCGCTACACTTATATTCGTTCTCCTCAGCCTGTGGTCAATGCTACACCATTAATTTTGTTGCATGGTTTTGGAACTTCGATCGGACATTGGCGGCAAAATTTAAATGTATTTAGTCAAGTGCATCCGGTATATGCCCTGGATATGTTGGGTTTTGGGGCTTCGGAAAAAGCTTCTGCACGCTACAACGTGAAGCTTTGGGTAGAGCAAGTTTATGATTTTTGGCGAACTTTTATCCGCCAGCCTGTAGTTTTAGTAGGTAATTCGATCGGTTCTTTGGTAGCTTTAACGGCAGCGGCTACATATCCAGAAATGGTGGCTGGGGTAGTCATGATGAGTTTACCAGACCCTTCATTAGAAGAAGAGATGATTCCGCCACAATTGCGATCGCTAGTTGCCAGCATTAAAAGTTTAATATTATCCCCAATACTCCTCTCCACACTCTTTTATTGGGTCAGACACCCGCGCCGAGTGAAAAGTTGGGCAGGACTTGCCTACTCTAACCCAGAAGCTGTCACCGATGAACTCATAGACATTCTCACCGGGCCAGCCCAAGACCGAGGTTCCGTACAAGCATTTTGCGCTATTCTCAAAGCCATGACCAGTTCGGGATTTAACCGTAGCGTCAAATCATTACTTCCCAACTTAAACATTCCCCTGTTGCTCTTGTGGGGCGCACAAGACAAAATGGTTCCCAAACATTTAGCCCAGCATTTCACCCAATACAACTCCAACTTACAAGTAATCGAGATTGAAAATGCTGGACATTGCCCCCATGATGAATGCCCAGAACAAGTTAACCAAATTATCCTAGACTGGATTGATTCATGGCAGACAGCCACAAATCAATTTCCGACGACACCTCAGCAACTAGTGGTTAAACGCTCTTAG
- the infC gene encoding translation initiation factor IF-3 — MTLIETKRPNNQPQINERIRFPKIRVIDTDGGQLGIITPREALAIANEKELDLVLVSDKADPPVCRIMDYGKFKFEQEKKAREARKKQHTAEVKEVKMHYNIDHHDYKVRIAHAKRFLNDGNKVKATVMFRGREIQHSNLAEDLLNRMASDLQEFGEVQQAPKKEGRNMMLLLAPKK, encoded by the coding sequence ATGACATTAATCGAAACAAAACGCCCGAATAATCAACCTCAAATCAACGAACGGATTAGATTTCCCAAAATTCGCGTAATTGACACCGATGGTGGTCAATTAGGGATCATAACTCCTAGAGAAGCTTTAGCGATCGCCAACGAAAAAGAATTAGACTTGGTGTTAGTCAGTGATAAAGCTGACCCTCCGGTTTGCCGCATCATGGACTATGGCAAATTCAAGTTCGAGCAAGAGAAAAAAGCACGAGAAGCTCGGAAAAAGCAGCATACTGCTGAAGTCAAAGAAGTCAAAATGCACTACAACATTGACCACCATGACTACAAAGTGAGAATAGCTCATGCCAAGCGCTTTTTAAATGATGGCAACAAAGTAAAAGCTACCGTCATGTTTCGTGGTCGAGAAATTCAACACAGCAATTTAGCAGAAGACTTACTCAACCGCATGGCTTCGGATTTGCAAGAATTCGGCGAAGTACAACAAGCGCCCAAAAAAGAAGGACGTAACATGATGTTACTTTTAGCTCCGAAGAAGTAA
- a CDS encoding MFS transporter: protein MTLKNPLFNSRGWTRILLQGLNLRAEESERTLLMFAVYTTTSVGLLWLEATTVALFLEQYGSTKLPWIYMASAVMGSGLGILSTWMQRVLPLRKFVVLIGLISAIPLLLFRLGLEVNSLGWLTIFLLPLWVDGGYSLNHLTTSLTANQLFNIREIKRTFPLISSGVLVADVLSGFSLPLLLKLVGINNVILVSAGMLVLGAGILFYLSRRYKQAFPDAPYRDLQDEQSDYTNRRLKGPLQEYAIYLFGFFIVSQILLLLIDFQYLTQLELKFDVKQIASFLGLFSGIVGIFELITQWFVSSRVIERMGVFLTAMLPGAVLSTFGLLPLTGLVQLFAGLIILKFADELLRYTFVASTSSVLFQPIPDNLRGNIETKARGIAEPVATGLTGVGILAVIWVLNWGIGNGSETAKVNLLSWIIVVGIVLFSLGWLLVVWLLRSRYLDLLVLSAQRGQLSGVGDVDLRILKRAVVEVLEGTNSSEADKRSCIELLTQIDPENVGEVLAPLLKVLTPNLQYQSLESMLISPHTHYLPYVKGLIGETAEISEEYRETHRGFTSSSHLQPEVLALALRYVWLTEPNPDLLALKPYLDPEINPVVRGTAAALLLRLGNTVQKAEATSALRRMLTHPDEEERVMGCRALGDAAYLQALRVNIPGLLKDKSLRVRRALLEAIAATQLEEYYPALLRGLEYKSTRDAAIGGLERLENEAIPMVLSLATNIQKPDLIRRYAWDVLGRIGTKEAQNVLVANLMTAWGNTRRHILQILLKLPHETGIDAVLDRLGRSGVETLIGQELMFVGQIYAALVDLKAANLEVPEFELVVKAFQGDLTDAAERCFLLMKFLYSPDTIQAAAFNLRSGSPSDMARGLEILDQTVDIFSKRELLIVLERHSDEEKLRNLAGIIAYQPLEARDRIRRLLSLRRFLSDWSLACCFHLASSLRWNLTAEPTLACLRHPTGFVREAAIAYLKVASPRALSELLPKLKQDPDRLVAAQVQQIMAELGNR, encoded by the coding sequence ATGACGCTGAAAAATCCGTTGTTTAATAGCCGTGGATGGACGCGGATATTGTTGCAAGGGCTGAATCTTCGTGCTGAAGAAAGCGAACGCACCTTGCTAATGTTTGCTGTTTATACAACCACTTCGGTAGGTCTTTTGTGGCTAGAAGCTACTACTGTGGCTTTATTTTTAGAGCAGTATGGCTCGACTAAATTGCCTTGGATTTATATGGCTAGCGCCGTTATGGGTTCAGGCTTGGGTATTCTTTCGACTTGGATGCAGAGGGTTTTACCACTGCGGAAGTTTGTAGTTTTAATTGGGTTAATTTCAGCTATTCCTTTATTATTATTTAGGTTAGGTTTGGAGGTTAATTCTTTAGGTTGGCTGACAATATTTCTATTACCTCTGTGGGTTGATGGTGGCTACTCGCTGAATCATTTAACTACTTCTTTAACGGCTAATCAATTATTTAATATTCGAGAAATTAAACGGACTTTTCCTTTAATTAGTAGCGGTGTTTTAGTTGCTGATGTATTAAGTGGTTTTTCTTTACCACTTTTACTGAAATTAGTAGGAATAAATAATGTAATTTTGGTATCAGCAGGAATGCTGGTGCTGGGTGCGGGAATATTATTTTATTTAAGCCGACGTTATAAACAAGCATTTCCTGATGCTCCTTATCGAGATTTGCAAGATGAGCAATCAGATTATACGAACCGTCGGTTGAAAGGGCCGTTACAAGAATATGCAATTTATTTATTTGGGTTTTTCATAGTTTCCCAAATTCTACTGTTGTTAATTGATTTTCAGTATTTAACGCAGTTGGAATTAAAGTTTGATGTGAAACAAATTGCGAGTTTCTTGGGTTTATTTAGTGGAATTGTTGGGATTTTTGAATTAATTACTCAATGGTTTGTTTCCAGCCGAGTTATTGAACGGATGGGCGTATTCCTCACGGCAATGTTGCCTGGAGCAGTTTTGAGTACGTTTGGGTTACTGCCTTTGACAGGGTTGGTACAATTATTTGCTGGTTTAATAATTTTAAAATTTGCTGATGAGTTGTTACGCTACACTTTTGTTGCTAGTACATCATCGGTTTTGTTTCAGCCAATTCCAGATAATTTACGGGGAAATATTGAGACTAAAGCGCGTGGTATTGCTGAACCTGTAGCAACTGGGTTGACAGGGGTTGGGATTTTAGCGGTAATTTGGGTGTTGAATTGGGGAATCGGTAATGGTTCCGAAACTGCTAAAGTTAATTTGTTGAGTTGGATTATTGTTGTAGGAATAGTTCTGTTTTCTTTGGGTTGGTTGTTGGTAGTTTGGTTGTTGCGATCGCGTTATCTTGATTTGCTAGTTTTAAGCGCCCAAAGAGGACAGTTAAGCGGAGTTGGTGATGTTGATTTACGCATTCTGAAACGAGCGGTAGTAGAAGTTTTAGAAGGTACGAATAGCTCGGAAGCAGATAAACGTTCCTGTATTGAATTGCTGACGCAAATTGACCCAGAAAATGTGGGAGAAGTTTTAGCACCATTACTGAAGGTATTAACGCCAAATTTGCAGTACCAAAGTTTGGAAAGTATGCTAATTTCTCCTCATACTCACTATTTACCTTATGTTAAAGGTTTAATTGGTGAAACAGCAGAAATTAGTGAGGAATATCGAGAAACACACAGGGGATTTACTTCCAGTTCTCACTTACAACCAGAAGTTTTGGCATTGGCTTTGCGCTATGTTTGGTTAACGGAACCAAATCCAGATTTATTGGCACTAAAACCTTATCTCGATCCAGAAATTAACCCGGTAGTGAGGGGAACTGCGGCGGCTTTGTTGTTGAGGTTGGGAAATACGGTGCAAAAGGCTGAGGCGACTTCGGCTTTACGACGGATGCTGACTCATCCTGACGAAGAAGAACGGGTGATGGGTTGTCGAGCACTGGGAGATGCGGCGTATCTACAAGCGTTGCGGGTGAATATTCCGGGTTTGTTGAAGGATAAATCTTTGCGGGTGAGGCGAGCTTTGCTGGAGGCGATCGCAGCTACCCAATTAGAAGAGTATTATCCGGCTTTGCTACGAGGTTTGGAATATAAATCAACTAGAGATGCAGCTATTGGTGGTTTGGAAAGATTGGAAAATGAAGCGATTCCAATGGTGTTGAGTTTAGCAACCAATATCCAAAAACCAGATTTAATTAGACGATATGCTTGGGATGTTTTGGGACGAATTGGGACGAAAGAAGCACAGAATGTTTTGGTGGCTAATTTGATGACGGCTTGGGGAAATACGCGCCGACATATTTTACAAATTTTGCTGAAGTTACCCCATGAAACTGGGATTGATGCTGTTCTCGATCGCTTAGGTCGCAGCGGTGTTGAAACATTAATTGGTCAAGAATTGATGTTTGTTGGTCAAATTTATGCTGCGTTGGTAGACCTGAAGGCAGCTAATTTGGAAGTTCCCGAATTTGAGTTGGTTGTGAAAGCTTTTCAAGGTGATTTGACAGATGCGGCGGAAAGGTGTTTTCTGTTAATGAAGTTTCTTTATTCTCCAGATACTATTCAAGCGGCAGCTTTTAATTTACGATCGGGTTCCCCATCAGATATGGCGAGGGGATTAGAAATATTAGACCAAACTGTTGATATTTTCAGTAAACGAGAATTATTAATTGTTTTGGAAAGACACTCGGATGAAGAAAAATTGCGGAATCTGGCGGGTATAATAGCTTATCAACCTTTAGAGGCACGCGATCGAATTCGGCGATTGTTATCTTTAAGGCGTTTTTTATCAGATTGGTCTTTAGCTTGTTGTTTCCATTTAGCTTCTTCGCTGCGGTGGAATCTTACGGCTGAACCAACTTTGGCTTGTCTGCGTCATCCCACTGGTTTTGTGCGAGAAGCAGCAATTGCTTACCTGAAAGTAGCTTCCCCGCGTGCTTTGTCGGAACTGCTTCCGAAGCTGAAACAAGATCCCGATCGTTTGGTAGCTGCTCAAGTGCAGCAAATAATGGCAGAGTTAGGTAATAGGTAA
- a CDS encoding Crp/Fnr family transcriptional regulator, producing MLTSVERLLFVRNVPIFQELRDDFLVRLASVMDELSFPAKHTIFTQGQEGRSLYIVVLGQVKVHIGNQELAQLGPGACFGEMSLFDAEPRSASVSTLANCECLMLTQQQLYDAIEETPGIAINIIRLLSRRIRELNEKINAQTMSRGIEDSTSGKKLVG from the coding sequence ATGTTAACCAGTGTTGAAAGACTATTATTTGTGAGAAACGTACCCATCTTTCAAGAATTACGGGATGATTTTCTTGTTAGATTAGCTTCGGTAATGGATGAATTATCTTTTCCGGCTAAACATACGATTTTTACTCAAGGACAAGAAGGGCGATCGCTCTATATTGTAGTACTAGGCCAAGTGAAAGTTCATATTGGTAATCAAGAATTAGCTCAACTAGGGCCTGGTGCTTGCTTTGGAGAAATGTCTTTATTTGATGCTGAACCTCGTTCTGCTTCTGTCTCAACTTTAGCCAATTGTGAATGTTTGATGTTAACCCAACAACAATTGTATGATGCTATTGAAGAAACACCTGGAATTGCGATTAATATTATTCGATTGCTTTCCCGACGCATTCGGGAATTAAATGAAAAAATCAATGCTCAAACAATGAGTCGAGGCATAGAAGATTCAACTAGTGGGAAAAAATTAGTAGGTTAA
- a CDS encoding response regulator, with the protein MNTNLPTLYKADILVVDDKPDNLRLLSSMLTEQGYKVRKVISGELALKACQIMPPDLILLDINMPNMNGYMVCQKLKSSSETQDIPVIFISALDDVIDKVEAFAYGGADYITKPFEIQEVLARVKNQLTIRQLQKKLQLQNDLLSQEIKERQRAEAELQKANQELHRLATLDGLTQVANRRCFEEYFNLEWRRLQREKAPLSFILCDVDYFKLYNDTYGHLAGDSCLKQIAQAINDTLKRPADLVARYGGEEFAIILPNTTIEGAVHVAELVQENIKKLQIIHGKSSASEFVTLSIGISCVIPQLSLAPLQLIDITDEALYAAKAQGRNCLVTKILEIESEVQ; encoded by the coding sequence ATGAATACTAATCTACCAACTCTATATAAAGCTGATATTTTAGTTGTCGATGATAAACCAGATAACTTGCGATTGTTATCTTCAATGCTCACCGAACAAGGGTATAAAGTGCGAAAAGTTATTAGTGGTGAATTAGCACTCAAAGCTTGTCAAATTATGCCACCAGACTTAATTTTACTAGATATTAATATGCCCAATATGAATGGTTATATGGTATGCCAAAAATTAAAATCCTCTTCAGAAACTCAAGATATACCAGTAATTTTTATCAGTGCTCTTGATGATGTAATAGATAAAGTTGAAGCCTTTGCCTATGGAGGCGCAGATTACATTACTAAACCTTTTGAAATTCAAGAAGTATTAGCCAGAGTCAAAAATCAACTAACTATTCGACAATTACAAAAAAAACTACAACTACAAAACGATCTCTTATCTCAAGAAATTAAAGAACGCCAACGTGCAGAAGCAGAACTGCAAAAAGCTAACCAGGAATTACATCGCCTCGCTACATTGGATGGTTTAACTCAGGTAGCTAACCGACGTTGTTTTGAGGAATACTTTAACTTGGAATGGCGACGATTACAAAGGGAAAAAGCACCTTTATCTTTTATTCTTTGCGATGTTGATTATTTTAAACTTTATAATGATACTTACGGACATTTAGCCGGAGATAGTTGTTTGAAACAAATAGCACAAGCAATTAATGATACACTAAAGCGTCCGGCTGATTTAGTTGCACGTTATGGCGGTGAAGAATTTGCTATTATTTTACCGAATACAACTATTGAAGGAGCCGTTCATGTAGCTGAATTAGTACAAGAAAACATTAAAAAATTGCAAATTATTCATGGTAAATCTTCTGCCTCTGAATTTGTTACTTTAAGTATTGGAATTTCTTGTGTAATTCCCCAGTTAAGTTTAGCACCCTTGCAATTAATTGATATTACAGATGAAGCACTTTATGCCGCTAAAGCTCAAGGAAGAAATTGTTTAGTAACTAAAATTTTAGAAATCGAGTCAGAGGTACAATAA